The following are encoded in a window of Salmo trutta chromosome 9, fSalTru1.1, whole genome shotgun sequence genomic DNA:
- the LOC115200598 gene encoding C-X-C motif chemokine 11-1-like, whose translation MTNTMTSTVLISFLACLLLVNVEGQVGHSKARCQCLNGMVNHVKPVLIEKLEVYTSSHSCRNMEIIVTLKNGKGMKCLNPEAPFAKKTIAKIMKNQRSVQ comes from the exons ATGACCAACACCATGACATCAACAGTCCTCATCAGCTTCCTGGCCTGTCTGCTCCTGGTCAATGTTGAAG GCCAGGTTGGTCATTCTAAAGCTCGGTGCCAGTGTCTGAATGGAATGGTGAACCACGTTAAACCTGTTCTCATTGAGAAGCTCGAAGTGTACACCTCCAGCCACTCCTGCCGGAACATGGAGATCAT TGTCACTCTGAAGAACGGAAAAGGGATGAAGTGTCTGAATCCAGAGGCTCCATTTGCCAAGAAAACTATTgcgaaaataatgaaaaaccaaaG GAGTGTGCAGTAA